Proteins from one Oncorhynchus tshawytscha isolate Ot180627B linkage group LG16, Otsh_v2.0, whole genome shotgun sequence genomic window:
- the si:ch211-140b10.6 gene encoding protein POLR1D-like: MADDGELEKRAVEELLKETSRARVRAETMGPAGWMKCPLRSTNKRFLLNTLRTTIPQRRPAGHSGEQTSECRRRSRTPSTDHRDSHRRHRDEDSHRDSREHSLKDGHKRDKDSNTCHRDGYKYRGVGDDDRYRHRDKKHRDKSVPGHKTHSPHSKEHSPSEVPSSCRDRSLRR, encoded by the exons ATGGCAGATGATGGCGAATTGGAGAA ACGTGCAGTGGAGGAGCTGCTGAAGGAGACCAGTAGGGCTCGGGTGCGAGCAGAAACTATGGGTCCAGCAGGCTG GATGAAATGTCCACTGCGTAGCACCAACAAGCGTTTCCTGCTCAACACACTGCGCACCACCATCCCACAGCGCCGCCCTGCTGGCCACTCAGGAGAACAGACATCAGAGTGCAGGAGGCGCAGCAGGACCCCATCCACAGAccacagagacagtcacagacGACACAGGGACGAAGACAGTCATAGGGACAGCAGAGAACATAGTCTCAAAGATGGACACAAAAGAGACAAAGACAGCAACACGTGCCACAGAGACGGCTACAAATACAGAGGGGTTGGAGACGATGACAGATACAGACATAGAGACAAGAAACACCGGGATAAAAGTGTCCCTGGTCACAAAACACACAGTCCCCATTCTAAAGAACACTCCCCATCTGAAGTCCCTTCCTCTTGTAGAGACCGCTCTCTCCGCCGATag